A stretch of DNA from Candidatus Neomarinimicrobiota bacterium:
GTTCCGATCTCAAAATCATTGGGATCGTGTGCCGGCGTAACCTTGACGCACCCGGTACCGAACTCAGGATCGACAAAGGAATCGGCAATGACAGGCATCTCCCTGCCGACAAGGGGCAGCACTACCGTCTTACCAACGAGGCTCTTAAACCGTTTATCGTCCGGATTAACCGCTACGGCTGTATCGCCCAGCATCGTCTCAGGGCGGGTGGTAGCCACCGTTACATACTCATCAGAATCTTTCACAGGATAGCGGAAATACCACAGATGCCCTTCAACTTCACGGTAGATTACCTCTTCATCGGAAATGGCCGACTTTGTCTTCGGACACCAGTTGACGAGTCGCGTACCCCTGTAAATGTTATCTTTCTCATACAGCTTCACAAAAGCGGTGATAACTGCCTTGTAGTAGTCGTCATCCATTGTGAATTTCTCGCGGGACCAGTCGCAGGAGCAACCGAGGCGTTTCAACTGTTCAATAATGAGTGAACCGTATTTTTCCTTCCACTGCCACGCGTGTCCGAGGAATTCTTCTCTGTCAATCTGATTTTTGTCGGTCCCCTTCTCCGCCAGCATTCTGACAACTTTGGACTCAGTAGCAATAGAGGCGTGATCCGTTCCCGGGACCCAACAAGCCTCCTTATCCTGCATACGGGCACGGCGGACAAGAACGTCCTGGATGGTATTGTTGAGGACGTGCCCGATGGTGAGGCTTCCGGTTACATTGGGAGGGGGAATGAATATTGTATACGCCTTCTTGCCGGGATCGACCACAGCACGAAAATAGTCCTTCTCAAGCCAATGTCGATACCATCGATCCTCCACCTTCGAAGGATCATAGACCTTGGAAAGTTCACTAGTGGTAGTCACTGTTCAGCCCATCGAGAATTCGGTATAAGAGAGTCTTGGATCTGCAGCTCTATTTCTCAAGGATCAGACTGAAGGCCGTCGTCAGTTTCAAAACATTCTGATTGGCCTTGACGAGATTATCCGTTACAATTGCGGCAACGTTTCTCATCACCTTGTAGCCCAGTTCCGGATTAGATCCGCATATGGTGAAAAGATCGTCATTCATTACAACCGCCATTTCACAGTCAGTCTGAGCTTTCACCGTTGCCGTACGCTTATCATCGTTTCCAAAAATGGACATCTCGCCGAAAACAGGATGCCACTCGCTGGGCAGGCTGATGATGGCCTTTTCTCGTGTATCATAGTCTCCCTTACTCAGCTGCATTGTAAGCGCCTGGTTGATCTCCACTTTTCCGTCCAGGAGAAGATAAATCGAATCACCAATGTCTCCTTCGTTGAAAATGATCTGCTCGGCCTCGAAGTTCTTAATCTGCATCACGTTTTCAAACTGCTTGATCTCGTCATCTGACAAATCTTTGAAGATACGATACTGCCCAAAATCAACTGATTCAGTCATATTATTCCCTCATGTTACTAAGTAGCATATTCATTGGATGACGATAGCCTTTTCGTTTTCCTGGATCATATAGTCTGCGCCGGGATTGATCATCACCGACATTCTGTTCTCCTCACCAAGGGAGTGACCAGCCTCTTTGAGCTTCCTCTCGATGAAAGCATCCAGAGCTGAAGTATCCGATGAAAGAATCTCGCCGATCCCAATCTGTTCGTCTTCAGAATAGACACTCACCAGGAGCCATCCGTGCTTGCTTTTGAAATGGTCGGAAAGTTCAGGAAACGGCTTGCCCACATATTCCAGGGGAATTGACGTACGGTGAAATCTGCTGGCTGTCTGATTGTCTAACAGACTATCGAGCGTCTGGGGCACACCCGGATCCAAAACGTGCGAGGCGATCATGTAGGCGCCGAGATCATCGCTTAGAATAACTTCATCCGCATTAGCACGCTTGATGTGCGTCAGGTTTTCCCTCTCGGTAATATAGGCTATCACTCTGATATTGGGTGCCAGTGTCTTCATGGTCAACGTGCCGAAGATCGTCTTTTCATCAGGATGGCTCCCCGCCTCCAATGAATCGTTCGGTACCACGATGGCGGTGGAAGCAGATTTCAGATTCGCCCTCTCAAGGATCGTCTCCCTCGTGTAATCTCCGCGAACGAACTTGAACTTGATCTCTCTGTACTTATTGCGGATAGCCGCGATGGCGTCCTCGGACGCCTCGTTGATGAGGACTATCTGCAGTTTTTTACCCTGACTGAGACTTTGGAGTGAATCCATAATGCGGTCCACATTCTTATTCCAGCCGCACAAAAGGATGTGATCAGTTACATTGAGTTTTTCCAAACCTTTATCCTCCCGAATCTTTCTTGCCACAAAAACGGATGAAATTGTAGCTGTTAACAGTGCAATGAGAGAAATGCCGGCAAACATAATAACGACTGCGAATAACCGGCCTTCTGGCGACATCGGCGAGAAGTCACCGTAGCCAACAGTCGTCATGGTAACGATTGCCCACCAGAAAGGATTGTTCCCTTCGGTAATATCCTGCGTCCCTTCGAGCAGTCCAATGCCATATCCGCCGATAATCATAACGGTCAGGATGCCGGATGTGATCTGAACTACGGGCCTTCGTAAAGCAGATCTGAGAAATTCGACCATAAGACTAATTTAATGCTTCATACGTAGAAATCGTAGCGATAGTGGGACAGTGTTGCTATTGAATAAGGCCAGTTGAGGAGGTATCTCCATGACCGGGGAAAAGATGGACTGGATGGAACGTTGACGCGACGGCGGCCGGCTTGTTGACGGCGGATGTCCCGTCAAGCATCTACTTCGCGAGGATGGTGAGTGGCTCATTCAATCAGGCGAGGAAGGTGGTGGTGGTGGTGGTGGTGATGATGCGATAGATTCCCCCTCCGCCGGTCCATCTATTATTCAATTATTCCATTACTCCATTCCTCAAATAGATTGCCTCGCTACGACGCAAGCAGGAGTGCCACAGTCTCTATATGCGGCGTATGAGGAAACATGTCCACCATGGCGAGGCGTTCGAGTCCGTATCCAGATTCAGTGAGCACTGCCACGTCCCGCGCCTGCGTTGACGGATTGCATGAGATATAGACGATCTTCCTCGGCTTCATCCGGGCGACGTCGTTTACCAGCTTGGGATGCATCCCGGCTCGGGGCGGATCCAACAGCACGGCGTCCGGTTTCTCGATCTCTTTCAGAATCGGCGTTACGCGGAAGTATTTATCGAGATTTGACTCAAAAAAGCGGCAGTTGGTGACGCCGTTGCACACGCCGTTTCGCACCGCATCCTCCACCGCCGGAGGGATCAGCTCGAAACCGTAAACCTGCCCCACGTGAGATGACATAAACAGCGACGTGGAGCCTGTGCCGCAGTAGAGATCGTACAGAATCTCGTCGCCGGAGAAGTCAGCGAACTCCAGCGCCGCTCCGTACAGTTTCTCCGCCTGCACACTGTTCGTCTGGAAGAAGGAGTTGGCTGAAATCTCAAATGTGTAGCCTCCCAGCTTTTCGCGGATGTATGGCGGCCCGTGAAGCGGCACCTCCCACTCGCCGTAGGAAACTCCCGCCTTGCGCCGAGTGATGTTGTTGACGATGCTGCTGATCTGCGGAACTTCTTTGGTCAATCGCGCCACCACGGGCGAGAGTAAGTCCGGCTCCTCACGGGAGGTCACGAGATTTACCATCACCTCCTCCGTCCTCTCCCCCACGCGGATGACGAGATTCCTCAGGAACCCTTTGTGCTTCACAACGTCGTACGGCTTCAGCCCCCGTTCCCTCGCCGTCTCCTTCACGATCCTCAGGATGTCGTTGCCCACAGGCTTCTGAATCCAGCACTCCTCCATGTCAAGGATCTTGTCGTAGCGCCCAGGGACGTGAAGTCCGAGGGCGAAGCTCCGGTCGGCGCCCTCCTCCTCTTCCGGCAGTACCCAGCGGCGGTTGGAAAACGTGAATTCCATCTTGTTGCGGTAATGGAAGATGTTTTCGGCGGAGACCACCTCAACTAATTCTACATCGGGGATGTGTCCGATTCTGCGGTAGATGTCCACAACCTGAGATTTCTTCTGCTCAATCTGCCCCTCGTAATCGAAGTCCTGAAACGTACACCCACCGCAGGTCGGAAAGTGCTGACATTTCGCTTCCACAGAAGAAGGCGACGCCTTGACAGTCTCCAGTAGGACGGCTTCCACATAGCCCCTGTGCTTCTTCGTAATGCGACAGAGAGCCGTCTGCTGCGGCAAAGCATTTTTCACGAAGACTACAAGATCGTCCGTGCGCGCTACGCCTTTGCCGCCGAATGCGAGCGATTCGATGGTTAGTTCGATCTCGTCACCGACTTTCAGATTGATCGGTTCAGGCACTGTATGCTTCCTTCTGTTGCTCTTTGGAAAAGTGGAATGAGAGTTAGGAAAAGTCAGACGCCCACAGGATGCCAGGTCGTCTTCAATTCCTGTGTTCTCAGAATGTGGTACGGCCCTTGAGAGGACTCCTTCTGGAAATCTCCGTCATTCAAAATAGTGACACGCTTGACATTCACAGCCGCTTCTGCTTCAACACTCCTGATTTCGCTTTCATCCTCACCGCAGTAGATGATGGCGTCAACCTCCATATGCGATGCGAAATGCTCCAACAGCTCGGAACGGAATCCTGTCATAATATTGACCACTCCCGGCGGAACGTCAGATGAATGAAGCACCTCGGCAAACGTGACGGCGCTGAGCGGTTTCGATTGGGAGGCGAGAAGAACACAGCTGTTACCGCCGATAATCACAGGCGCCATGACCGACACCAATCCCAGCAGCGAAGATGATTCAGGACAGATCGCGCTCACAACACCCATGGATTCAGTGACCGTGAAGTTAAAGTATGGCACGGCCACTGGATTGACACTGCTGAATATCTGCTGGTATTTGTCAGCCCAGCCGGCATAGTAGATAAGCCGATCGACGGCGGCATCCACTTCCTTTTTCGACTGCCTCTTGGAGCTCCCCTGAAGTGTAAGTTCGTCCACAAACTGTTCGCGCCGCGTCTCCAACATCTCTCCCACGCGATAGAGAATCTGCCCTCTGTTGTAGGCGGTCCGACTGCGCCAGGGAAGGAACACCTTACGGGCTGACCCCACTGCGTCCCTGAAGTCTTTGCGCGATCCGCGGCAGACGTTGACTACCTGTTCACTGTCAGGAGCACACCACTCATAAGTCCGGCCCGACTCGCTACGGGGGAAGCGACCGTTGATGTACAGCTTGTAAGTTTTTCGAATCTCTTTTCTTTTGGCCATCTCTCTACAGCATCCTCAGTCAATCCCGCTCACGTGTCAATAGAGCTCCACATAGGACAGCAGTCCGTGAAGACCTCCCTCTCGCCCGATGCCGCTCTCCTTGTAGCCGCCGAAAGGCGACGCCGGATCAAACTTGTTGAACGTGTTCGCCCACATGACACCGGCTCTGATCTCGCCCGTGACCTTGAAATACTTCGCCCCCTTTTCCGTCCAGACGCCGCCGGAGAGTCCGTAGGGCGTATTGTTCGCCTTCTCGATGGCCTCCTCCACCGTCCTGAACGTCTGAATGGCAAGGACAGGACCGAAGATTTCTTCCTGTACGACGCGGTGCGATTGAGAAACGCCCGTGAAAAGTGTCGGCGGATGCCAGAAACCTCTTTCTGGAAGGGAACAATTCGATTGATAGACTTCGCCCCCCTCGTCCTTGCCGATCTTCATATACATCCTGATCTTATCCAATTGTACGCGGGAGTTGATGGCACCGATATCTGTGTTCTTGTCCAGAGGATCTCCCAAAATCAGAGTTGCCATGCGGTCCTTCAGCTTTGTGATAATCTCATCAGCCACACTCTCCTCCACGTATAGTCTCGATCCTGCACAGCAGACATGCCCCTGATTGAAGAAGATTCCGTTGACGATTCCTTCCACAGCCTGATCGATGGCGGCGTCAGCGAAAATGATATTGGCAGCCTTGCCGCCTAATTCCAGCGTATACCTCTTGCCGATGCCCGCCAGTACACCCTGAATATATTTGCCCACTTCTGTCGATCCCGTGAAGGCGATCTTGTCCACACCGGGGTGATTGACGAGATGCTTGCCCGTTTCGCCTCCGCCCGTGATGATATTCACCACGCCGGCAGGGACTTCCGCCTCCTGCACGATCTGGGCAAGTTGCATGGCTGTGAGGGGCGTCGTTTCCGCCGGTTTGAGGACGACGGTGTTACCAGCGGCCAGCGCCGGCGCCATCTTCCACGCCGCCATCAGAAGCGGAAAGTTCCACGGAATGATCTGCCCCGCTACGCCGACCGGCTTCGCACGCCTGCCGACAAATGCGTAGTCCAGCTTATCGGCCCAGCCCGCATAGTAGAAAAAATGGGCCGCTGCCAGCGGAATGTCCACATCTCTCGATTCCCGTATCGGTTTCCCGCCGTCCATTGATTCGATAACAGCTAACTCTCTCGATTTTTCCTGGATGATGCGGGCGAGACGGTAGATTATCTTGCCCCTCTCCTTGGGAGCCGTTCTCGACCAAATCTTGTCGTACGCCTCTCGCGCGGCTGAGACAGCCTTATCTACATCGGCTTGTGTCGCCTCGGGCACTTCGGCCAGCTTCTCCTCCGTGGCTGGATTGATGGTGTCAAAGGTATCGCCTCCTTCGGACGCCACGAATTGACCGCCGATGAAAAGATCATATCGATCTTCCAGATGAACGTGATCCGCCGCTTGAGGTGCCGGGTCATATCTCCAGCCGCTATCGAAGTCCAGTGTAGATTCAGTTCTACTCATTTTTCGTAGTCGCTAAGCGATTGAGAAATAATCTGCGGATTGGTAAACCCCAGTCTCCTGTTTCACGATCTGCATCAGCACATCATTGGCGAGAGAACTGGCTCCGAATCGAAACAGCGCCGGCGTCAGCCACTCATTCCCCAGCGTCTCTCTCAGCATGACGAGGTACTGCACAGCCTGTTTTGCCGTGCTAATCCCGCCAGCCGGTTTCATGCCGACTCTTCTACCGGTTCTGTAATAGTAGTTCCGGATTGCTTCCAGCATCACCAACACCACCGGCGGTGTGGCAGCCGGCTTAATCTTGCCCGTAGACGTCTTGATGAAATCCGCCCCGGAGGCCATGGCGAGGTCGCTGGCCCTGCGGACATTATCCAGTGTACCTAACTCTCCGGTCTCCAATATAACCTTCAGATGAGCCTTGCCGCACGCTTCTTTCACGGCGGTGATTTCATCGGCTACATAGTCGTAATCGCCCCTCAAGAAACGCCCTCGCGAAATAACCATGTCCACTTCGTCTGCTCCATCATCAACAACCTGTCTTACTTCGTCCAGTTTTATCTCAGGCGATGTCATACCGCTCGGGAATGCTGTGGCGACGGCTGCTGTTCTGATTCCCGTCCCTTGCAGGGCATTGCTGGCCACGGCCACCATATTGGGATAGATACAGACGGCAGCCACGGTCGGCAGACCGGGATACTGATCGTGCAGATGAGCCGCCTTGTAACACAGCTGAATCACCTTCCCCCGCGAATCCTTCCCTTCGAGGGTCGTCAAGTCAATCATGCTCAGCGTCATCTTCAGAGCGGCGATCTTCGATTCCTTCTTGACACTTCGCTTGAAAAGGCGCGACACACGCTCCTCTGCTCCGATCTGATCGACGGGACGGGAATATTCCGCTATTTCTGAAACAGATATCATCCTGAGATACTTTCGCGTTACGTCATGGCCGGGTCGGCTGTGAAGACGTCGAGCTCACTCACTTTTCTAGCAAGCGAGAGTGCTTCATCCTCTGTGGGCGCCTCGGCATAAATTCTTACGATGGGTTCAGTATTTGAGCGGCGGATATGTACCCATCTGTCTGACCACTTCAGTTTTAGCCCGTCCACGAAGCTCGTCGCGGCGCCGTCGAATTGTTCCGCTATCCGCTGCCATGACTCCTCCGCCATGGATCCGTCAACCGTAACCTTCTCCTTCACCATGTGAAATTGCGGCAGCTGCCGGAAGATGGCAGTCAAAGGTTGCGACGTCCGCGCCATGCTGTCCAGAATTATGGCCGCCCCCACCAAAGAATCACGGCCGAGATGAACCTCTTTAAGGATAACACCACCATTTCCTTCACCACCAATGCGTGAGCCTGACTCTTTCATCATCTCAACCACGTTGATTTCTCCCACTGCCGATCTGTGAACTTCGGCGCCGTAACGTTCAGCAACTTTTTCAACGGCCATTGTCGTTGACAGGTTGGTCACAATCGGTTCTAAATCACCGGTGGTAGAAAGAAAGCCATCCAGCGCGAGGACCAATGTATACTCCTCACCGACAGGTTTTCCGTTCTCGTCGACCACTGCTAGCCTATCAGCGTCCGGATCGGTGGCGAAGCCGATATGACAATTTTCC
This window harbors:
- a CDS encoding aldehyde dehydrogenase family protein, with the protein product MAKRKEIRKTYKLYINGRFPRSESGRTYEWCAPDSEQVVNVCRGSRKDFRDAVGSARKVFLPWRSRTAYNRGQILYRVGEMLETRREQFVDELTLQGSSKRQSKKEVDAAVDRLIYYAGWADKYQQIFSSVNPVAVPYFNFTVTESMGVVSAICPESSSLLGLVSVMAPVIIGGNSCVLLASQSKPLSAVTFAEVLHSSDVPPGVVNIMTGFRSELLEHFASHMEVDAIIYCGEDESEIRSVEAEAAVNVKRVTILNDGDFQKESSQGPYHILRTQELKTTWHPVGV
- the rlmD gene encoding 23S rRNA (uracil(1939)-C(5))-methyltransferase RlmD, whose protein sequence is MPEPINLKVGDEIELTIESLAFGGKGVARTDDLVVFVKNALPQQTALCRITKKHRGYVEAVLLETVKASPSSVEAKCQHFPTCGGCTFQDFDYEGQIEQKKSQVVDIYRRIGHIPDVELVEVVSAENIFHYRNKMEFTFSNRRWVLPEEEEGADRSFALGLHVPGRYDKILDMEECWIQKPVGNDILRIVKETARERGLKPYDVVKHKGFLRNLVIRVGERTEEVMVNLVTSREEPDLLSPVVARLTKEVPQISSIVNNITRRKAGVSYGEWEVPLHGPPYIREKLGGYTFEISANSFFQTNSVQAEKLYGAALEFADFSGDEILYDLYCGTGSTSLFMSSHVGQVYGFELIPPAVEDAVRNGVCNGVTNCRFFESNLDKYFRVTPILKEIEKPDAVLLDPPRAGMHPKLVNDVARMKPRKIVYISCNPSTQARDVAVLTESGYGLERLAMVDMFPHTPHIETVALLLAS
- the glmM gene encoding phosphoglucosamine mutase; this translates as MLIETISGVRGIIPQDFNESVISRYVGAFHSLCGEGAIIVGRDTRASGSKLTSAVIEALLTSGRDVIDCGICPTPTVQFAVEDTDAVGGLVITASHNPEEWNGLKFIAQDGCFLNEDVFGDLMRFANQGARETAGESGNYVRFDQAVRRHIQRVLRIDWVDVDKIKDCNYKVAVDTVNGAAAEALPLLLKRLGCDVVSINCELSGEFTRGTEPLPENLSGLTQLVQEENCHIGFATDPDADRLAVVDENGKPVGEEYTLVLALDGFLSTTGDLEPIVTNLSTTMAVEKVAERYGAEVHRSAVGEINVVEMMKESGSRIGGEGNGGVILKEVHLGRDSLVGAAIILDSMARTSQPLTAIFRQLPQFHMVKEKVTVDGSMAEESWQRIAEQFDGAATSFVDGLKLKWSDRWVHIRRSNTEPIVRIYAEAPTEDEALSLARKVSELDVFTADPAMT
- the deoC gene encoding deoxyribose-phosphate aldolase produces the protein MISVSEIAEYSRPVDQIGAEERVSRLFKRSVKKESKIAALKMTLSMIDLTTLEGKDSRGKVIQLCYKAAHLHDQYPGLPTVAAVCIYPNMVAVASNALQGTGIRTAAVATAFPSGMTSPEIKLDEVRQVVDDGADEVDMVISRGRFLRGDYDYVADEITAVKEACGKAHLKVILETGELGTLDNVRRASDLAMASGADFIKTSTGKIKPAATPPVVLVMLEAIRNYYYRTGRRVGMKPAGGISTAKQAVQYLVMLRETLGNEWLTPALFRFGASSLANDVLMQIVKQETGVYQSADYFSIA
- a CDS encoding NAD-binding protein, with the protein product MVEFLRSALRRPVVQITSGILTVMIIGGYGIGLLEGTQDITEGNNPFWWAIVTMTTVGYGDFSPMSPEGRLFAVVIMFAGISLIALLTATISSVFVARKIREDKGLEKLNVTDHILLCGWNKNVDRIMDSLQSLSQGKKLQIVLINEASEDAIAAIRNKYREIKFKFVRGDYTRETILERANLKSASTAIVVPNDSLEAGSHPDEKTIFGTLTMKTLAPNIRVIAYITERENLTHIKRANADEVILSDDLGAYMIASHVLDPGVPQTLDSLLDNQTASRFHRTSIPLEYVGKPFPELSDHFKSKHGWLLVSVYSEDEQIGIGEILSSDTSALDAFIERKLKEAGHSLGEENRMSVMINPGADYMIQENEKAIVIQ
- a CDS encoding cyclic nucleotide-binding domain-containing protein — protein: MTESVDFGQYRIFKDLSDDEIKQFENVMQIKNFEAEQIIFNEGDIGDSIYLLLDGKVEINQALTMQLSKGDYDTREKAIISLPSEWHPVFGEMSIFGNDDKRTATVKAQTDCEMAVVMNDDLFTICGSNPELGYKVMRNVAAIVTDNLVKANQNVLKLTTAFSLILEK
- a CDS encoding aldehyde dehydrogenase family protein, which gives rise to MSRTESTLDFDSGWRYDPAPQAADHVHLEDRYDLFIGGQFVASEGGDTFDTINPATEEKLAEVPEATQADVDKAVSAAREAYDKIWSRTAPKERGKIIYRLARIIQEKSRELAVIESMDGGKPIRESRDVDIPLAAAHFFYYAGWADKLDYAFVGRRAKPVGVAGQIIPWNFPLLMAAWKMAPALAAGNTVVLKPAETTPLTAMQLAQIVQEAEVPAGVVNIITGGGETGKHLVNHPGVDKIAFTGSTEVGKYIQGVLAGIGKRYTLELGGKAANIIFADAAIDQAVEGIVNGIFFNQGHVCCAGSRLYVEESVADEIITKLKDRMATLILGDPLDKNTDIGAINSRVQLDKIRMYMKIGKDEGGEVYQSNCSLPERGFWHPPTLFTGVSQSHRVVQEEIFGPVLAIQTFRTVEEAIEKANNTPYGLSGGVWTEKGAKYFKVTGEIRAGVMWANTFNKFDPASPFGGYKESGIGREGGLHGLLSYVELY